The genomic DNA GCGAGCTGGCGGGCGAGCGCATCGGCCTTGGCCTGGTCGCCGTCGGTGTAGACCAGCACCTTGGTGCCCATCTCGGGCACGTCGCCCCATGAGAAGCCGTGCGTGAGCGAGATCGACAGCACGCCGTCCTTGCCCTCGAGCGACTGCATGCGCTCGACGAACCCGCGCGCCGGCTCGCGCGAGGTGTGAACGGTAACGATCATGTCGCAGTCGACCATCGCGGCCACCGGCTTCACCTTGCCTTCGACCATTGCGGCGCAGATGTCCACCAGCTCCAGGCCGCGTTCGAGCACGTCGGTGTGCGGGTATTCCTTGAACGAGATCATCAGGTCGGCGTTGTCGACCATCTGGGGCGTCAGGTGGTTGTGCGGATCGAGTTCGGCGCCGATCACCACGCCGGGCCCGACGATCTGCCGCACGCGCGCGAGCAGATCGCCCTCGCAGTCGTCGTAGCCGTCGGCCACCATGGCGCCGTGCAGGCCGAGCAGCACCATGTCGACCGGCAGCACCGCGCGCAGGTCGGCCAGCAGTTCGTCGCGCAGCGTCTCGTAGGCGTGGCGCGTGGTGGTGCCGCTGGGCTGCGCGCCGGCCACCATGCCTTCGAACAGCTCCCAGCCGCGGTCGGCGCCGCGCATGCGCGCGGCCCACAGCGGGCCCGAGAACAGCGTCATCGCGTCCGGATGCTGGCCGGCCGGGAAGTAGCCGCGGTCCCTGAAGGAGGCGAGGCCGGTCGGCATCGGGCCGAAGGTGTTGGTTTCGGTGGCGAGGGAGGCGCTGAAGACACGCATGGGTTTGTCTCTGTGGTGGTGGGAGTGTTCTTGTCAGCCGGCTGCGACAGTGCGCAGCCGCTGCGGCCCGAGCATCTCGGCCGTGAGGCCGAAGCCCGCGATGCGTTCGGGCAGCGGCAGCCCGCGTGCCAGCGCGGCGCAGGCCTCGCCCATGGCCGCCGAGGTCTGGATGCCATAGCCGCCCTGCGCCGCAACCCAGAAGAAGCCCGGCGCGTCGGGATCGAAGCCGCCCACCAGGTCGCCGTCGGCCACGAAGGAGCGCAGGCCGGCCCAGGTGCGCGTGGGCCGGCGGATGGTGAGCGTGGTCGCTTCCTCGATGCGGTGGATCGCGAAGGCGATGTCCAGTTCTTCGGGCTGCACGTCCTGCGGCTCGACCGGGTCCGCATTGGCCGGCGAGCCCAGCAGCATGCCGGCATCGGGCTTGATGTACCAGCCTTCGTCGGCGCCGAAGACCATGGGCCAGTGTGCGACGCTGCTGCCTTCGGGCGGCGCGAAGATGAAAGCCGAGCGCCGGCGCGGCTCGATGCCGATGG from Variovorax sp. V93 includes the following:
- a CDS encoding M81 family metallopeptidase; the protein is MRVFSASLATETNTFGPMPTGLASFRDRGYFPAGQHPDAMTLFSGPLWAARMRGADRGWELFEGMVAGAQPSGTTTRHAYETLRDELLADLRAVLPVDMVLLGLHGAMVADGYDDCEGDLLARVRQIVGPGVVIGAELDPHNHLTPQMVDNADLMISFKEYPHTDVLERGLELVDICAAMVEGKVKPVAAMVDCDMIVTVHTSREPARGFVERMQSLEGKDGVLSISLTHGFSWGDVPEMGTKVLVYTDGDQAKADALARQLADEVIAMRDGLTIDYPGIDASLDQALAFDGGPVVLSDGADNPGGGAASDSTFILRRMVERGIANAAIGPMWDPIAVRIAFDAGVGAKLAMRIGGKISPLSGDPIDLDCTVKALKHDLVMTGLAGTPTLMGDSALVEANGIEIVLVTLRNQAMGTDLFTQLGCDLAARKIIVVKSSQHFYASYSKVAKHVIYAGAPGAVTLDLNTLPYRKARLPKWPIGAAA